DNA from Castor canadensis chromosome 3, mCasCan1.hap1v2, whole genome shotgun sequence:
ggcttcatgtttgcaaagcaggtactacGTGAGCCAGTGTGtcaatttttgctctggttattttgtagaggggtctcacgaactatttgcccaggctggccttggacctcgaCCTtccttacctcagcctcccaagtagttaggattacaggcacaagccaccagcacttggctgctttatttttcaaatagggtctcacgtttatgCCTTGGCTAGACTGGACTTTGATCCTACTTTGCTTTCAGTGTAgatgggatgacaagcacacactatcacatccagctttttaCTGGTTGAAATGGGTTCTCACTAACCTTTTCTGCCCTAACTAGCCTCGATCTGTGAtactcctgatcactgcctcccaagtgggattatagctatgagcCACCAAACTCAGCCCAACTGTTTTTAGGACCAGGAGTCAGAAAAGAGAATACCAGAGTATAAATAGTtctaaaaattcataaaaaatattcattaaacattCACTAAAAATTCAGTTTTACATTACAAGCTTAGTCTCACATTAGTTCAACCCTAAGTGACCTCTGGAACAGTGACATGCCACATAGGGTTTAACAAGGGAAGGATCTTTCTCAAGAAGTCACAGAGATTACTGGTTATGCATGTTGCCTAACTAATAGGATTTAGTGGAGACAGACCTTCAAAACAGTTTCAGAACGTtaatatgacaagaaaaaaaaagaaaccactttTATGCTACACATGGGTAGACAATGCTCAAGCTGGAAGTCCAGGGGACAAAATAAAGATGGTATGAATTCATTTCATGGATTGCTACTCCAGGACTCACTTTGATCTTTACCTCCTTACTCAGAATTTAGTTTGTATATTACTCttccaaaaataaagatgaaaaatccGTATCAGTCTAAGAAATATGTTCTGTATGGAATACATGTTTAACTACTTTATTCTACCAAATaaacttctctctttttctttcccctcaaATTAACAGTACCTCATGGTCTCTGGATCTACTTTTCTGACTATTGTTTCTTATTCCATAATCCCAAGAAAGTTGTTATGATGCTTTCCATACAGACATATGACCTTGTTAGTATTTTAAACCATCGATAATGTTGGCTTCTCTATTTCTGCTTCTCAAGAATCTCTGATGTAGAGGTACACCACAACTCTACACTCTACACCTTTGTAGCAAACTGTTTACCTTTCACAGAACATTCAGAGCCCTACATTATGCTCATATCTAGAAGTGTGGCTCCTTGCCTCAGCCCTCCATTGCACCCCTCcacttttcatttctgttcaagttgttattatttttgcagagctggagatgaaacccagggccatgTGTATGCTAATGTGGCAgcattctgccactgaactacaccccagcccctgTGCAAGTTATTAATGTGCACAAAATCACCACCGTTTCCGTACTTACTCTTCTACAGTCCACCATCTAATCCTGAAGTAAAATCCCCTGGTTTAACTCAATCCTTTTCTCATCATACACAGCAAGCCAGGAATAGAATGCTCTGGACAACAAGAATTAGGAATCCTTGCTTAAAATTAGTATTCAATGTTAACTTACCTTCAGAGAAGActtattattatttgaattttaattataaatactaATAAGTAAATAACATTACTTATCATTTCTCttggaaaaaattttttcttgttgACAAGTAAAATTTCATACCTGTTTTCTTTGCCATTCTGAATCACTGAATGTCTGTCGGCTGTAGTTCTCTCACTGCAAACGTAAGTATTTCGGCGCGTCATTCCACCAGATGCTGTGTTACTCTGTAAGAAAAGGGCATTTTTGTCTTAAATTATTTGGTAACTACAGTCCAATGAGGAAAAATAGCTTATCTATATAAACATGGATACTCaatctttaaataaaattatgctaAAATATCAATAGCAATGGCCAAAAGATTGAAAATGGGTGAGAGCTGAGTGCTAGTGACTTGCGCTTattatcctagctatttgggaggctgagattgggaagacagTGCTTTGTAGGcaacctgagcaaatagctcCTGAAactcacatctccaaaataatcagagcaaaaaataagtggtagagcacctgctttgcaagtatgaggcactgagttcaaaccccaggcccaccaaaaaaaaaaaaaaaaaaaagccatcaggGTGACCcactattttaaaagcaaatactttcaaaattaaaaggcaggattataagataaatatatacacaaataaaataagaaaattaagacaTAAATAGCTGCACAATGCTGTATTTGACAATGGATTCATAAACACGACACCAAAAGcatgaacaaacaagaaaaaataaagtggacTTTATTTTGGGCAAAAGACATTAAGTAAGTGAAAAGAAAACCTtcacaatgagagaaaatatatgcaaattccTATATCTGACCATATTCTAATACTTAGAATACATAAAGCTGGTATGGTGGCATATTCCTGTAAATgcagctactgaagaggcagagataggaggattgccaCTTGAGGCTAGGCTGGACAAAattagtgcaagaccctatctgagaaacaaactaaaagcaaaaggaagctgggtactggtggctcacgcctgtaatcctagctactcaggaggtagcgattaggaggatcgtggttagaactcagcctgggtaaatagttcatgagaccctatctctaaaacaactcttcacaaaaaagggctggtggagtggctcaaggtgtaggcctgagttcatgACCCAGTaatgcaagggaaaaaaaatctaaaaacaaaaggacttggggACAGGAGGgggctgtgtggctcaagtgctagagcacttgcttgccttgcaagtgtgaggacctgggttcaatccccaggactgccagtgaataaatacataaacaactcCTACAATGCAACTACAAAATGACAACCCAACTTAAAAACAGATGActcagctgggcgtggtggctcatggctacaatcccagctacttgggaggttaaagcactggttcaaggtcagttgaggggatgggagagaaagatagtgagacttttttttaaccaataaaaagttaGGCATGGTATGCAAGAGGTATAaacaggatcatggtccaggctggggGAAAACTAGAGActcttattttggaaaaataacaaagcactGGGCAGGAGGTGAGGCCTAAGCAGTAAGAGAGACTGCCTAAGCAGGAAGCccagagctcaaaccccagtactgtcaaaaaagaaaaaaaaaacacctaaaaaagACCCCAATAATTATCCCTAGATTGTAGACACTGGTGTGTATAGTCTTAATCTTTTATGATTTATACTGTAAAATGAAATACTTACAATAAAACTAATAATTGAatgtggaaagaaaggaaaggggaaaggggaaaggggaaaggggaaagggaaggaaagggaaggaagaaaaataaccaaaacagagtgagtttgggggcatggctcaagtgataagagcacttgcttagcaagtgtgaagccctgacttcaaactccagtcaaTCTCTAGGATGCCACTTCAGACCAACTAGGAGATAgtttaaataacaaaagaagaTGAGAAGTGTTCGGAAGCatgtggagaaacaggaactCTCATATACTGCTGGAAAGAATCTAAAATGATGCAGTTGCTGTCGAAAACAGTTTGgtgattcctcaaaaagttaaaacacaGAATTACAGCAAAACCCAGCAATTTTATCcctaggtatatatccaagagaaatgaaaacctaacCTAAATCCACACAAACCTGTACACAAACATTTGtagaaataacctaaatgtcTATCAGTGAGTGATCAGATAAATTGTGGTCTGTACACACAACAGAATATTACTGAGCTTAAAAAGGACCAAAGAACTGCTACATGCTATAATTTGGATGAACTTTGAAATATTATACTGAATTAAAAGAAGTCTTAcacaagggctgatggagtggctcaagtgtcagagcgcctgccttagcaagcctgaggcctgagttcaaacctcagtaacacacacacacagagtcatatATAAAATGTAGTCATACtgcataattccatttatatgaaacattCAGAGCAGGCAAATTAGACAGATAAAAAACAGAGTAGTGGCTACCAGAACAGGAATGGGAAATGATTAATTAATTACTGAATGGATGTAGGGTGTTCTGCCATGTTGGAAAGTTCTGAAACTAGAGAAagatgatggttgcacaacactgTGAGTATACTAAACACCACCAAGTTGTATACTTGGTTAATTGTATGTCATGTGGATTTCATATCAAtttaactttcaaaataaaaaacactaaaCTGCAAAGAGCAAAAATCATAATGAAGGATTTTATCAgataattgtttttattacaatctttttttcatggtgctggagatggaacccaagaCCCTGTACATGATATGTAAGATCTCTGCAACTGAGTCCAAAGATAAAGTAGCCTTTAGTACAGCATGAGTGGATACTGTAGACTGAAACTCTGCACTAATGGGAGAAAATTACAGTAACGCTGTTGCTGTGCTTTGgacaaatgtcccccaaaagtccatatattaaaggcttggttcctagGGTGCAGCTATCGGGAAGTTGTGGGACCTCTGAGGCCTAGTGGGAAGTTCTtaggttttttggtggcactggggtttaaacttagggcctcacacttgctaggcaggtgctctactgctaaagccactccaccagcccaggtaTTCTGTATTCTGTTATAGTAACTTCAAGCTAACTAGTACAGTTGCTGATTACTCCTCTCTCTTGTAAAAAGGCAAATATGGGTGACTGATAATGCTCAGGACATACTTTCAGAAGGGCAGCATACAGAAAAATAGGGATGGAATGTCAAAGGCAGAGAATGAAGTCCTTATCTTTTCTGATAACTGTCAAAAAGAGTTGGAGACTGAATTTAAATAGGGTTATGGAATGACAATTCCACTTTATGGTATTCAGAAgccaaaatacaaatacaaatacaaatattttaaacacagGGTTTATTCTGACTAGGCAAATAGACAAAACCCCTTGGGATCCTTTATGAACCCTTGGTCCCAGATGGACACAACCAAGGGCTCCCAAAGGGAGCAGCAGGCTTCCCAGGGGGCTCCTCTCTAGGGAGTGGAGGAAGGACTGTACAACTGTTGATTCTATAGtgaaaaaatgcttacaaaaCAACCTTAAGATTTGCTCACATCTCTGCAAATTCTTTCCAAAGTTACTTGTATAAGTACTATGAATAATAATTACTATATTAGGTCATATAGAAGCACTTTAATCTATGGAAAGGCTTCTTTGAATAGATTCAATTTAATTTAACAAGTACTATCTACTCACTGGGGACATTTTATTAAGGATAGGGATTAAGAGCTAGACTCAGGTCAGCTGTATGACTTCAGGCAATTATAtagctttctttcattttcttttccttacagtTTACCAAGTTCATGGTCCTTGCCACACAGAAGGTTTCAGTGCAAACTCACTCTCCCTGGAACAACGTGGTCAACTTCCTGGAGTTGTGCACAACAGCTTTCTGCCTGTTGTCACCTGTTTGCATTGCCACTGTTTTTAGTGACTTCTGTCTCTCCATCTGTTAGTACTGACATGACCTGTATCAGTAGATGAATAACTACACAGAGCCCCTGACATGCAGAACCTGGCCATTCACTTAATTTGGGAGGTATACTGTAGTTTGCATGCTTGTGTCCTTCCAGAATTCATGGTGAAACTTAATACCCAATGTAACAGTATTAAGAACTGGGACTTTTATGGCATTATTAGTGCTTTATAAAATGCTTTATAAAAGGGTATGAGGGAGGGCTAAGGATGtggtttagtggtagagtgtgtgttcagcatgtgcaaggtctcaggttcaattcccagcgcTGTCAGGGAGAAACTGCCCCCTGCTGTTTGAGGACACAGTGTTCCTTCCTCTGGAGGATGCAGCAACAGGGAAACAGCAGCctctggaagcagagaacagCCATTATCACAGGGTAACCTGCTGatgccttgaccttggacttcacagcctctagaactgtgaaataACAGCTGCAGGAAAGACCCCAGACAGAGAGGTCAACAAGAAATACAATGTAGCAAGCAGAAGTTGTATAGGCTGAGAATGGGCATGGTGGTCTAGTGGGAAGGGGATGCAGACAGAGAACAAAGAAGTGAAATGGATGGACTCCTGGAAAAACAGGTGACAACCGTTTCTAGTTGGTTCCAGCCCAACAACCCTAGGATTGCTCCACAGATCAGTAACACTTACACTGGGGACAGCAGGGCTCTTCTTGCGTTCAGGAATATCTGCCTTATTGGGATTACTTGCATTCCCAAGCATGGGACTGGCAGGAGCAATTCCTTTTCCTCCTACAGCACTGCCACTTGGTTTCCGGGAGGGAATTCCATCTTCTTTGAGGTCACTATCTGCGGTGCTGGTCTGACTCCTCTTTGGATATACCACAACTGAAGGTATAGCTGGTCCAGCTACAATAAAGAGTTCACTcttgggggtgaattcaagtatgatacagttgatatattgtaagaacatttgtaaaggtcacaatgtacccccacccagcacaacaataaaaaaaaaaacaaacatagcaCAAATAGCACcacaatgaaaacaagaaaaagagtttactttttaaaagacacaacagtttcacattttattctgtgaaaatgaacatattttgTAAGATGACCTAAGACAACTGTTCATCTAAAAAGTGTAGATCACCTAAGATGTTTTCTATTTAGATGTTTACcttatactataaaataaatctaATATTGAAATTTTACTCATTCACTAAATTTCTACttttctaaaagatttttttaaatagtcactAAGTCTAGAATTATCCTTTGGAAATAACTTAAGGGGGATGTCACTGTATAGCCATTGAAACTAACGAGATGCACACCCGGTACATCTGAGCATATTCCATCCTTTTTGAACAAGAGATGCCTTCACCTTCTAGAACAGAACAGTACAGATTTcctgcatgatttttttttttttggtgggactggggtttgaactcaaggcttctagcttacaaagcaggtgctctatcgcttgagttatacctccagttcattttgctgtggttattttggagatagggtcttgagaactacttgtctaggctggcctcaaaccgtgattctactgatctcagtctcccaagtagctaggatgacaggtaaaagtcactggtgcctggcttcatggatcatttcttttgcaattttatcttacatttaaaaaaaaaattcactcatATCTTCTACATAAAAGGGAATATTAGTAGACAGGGGAAGGtggtagaagcaaagaaaaacaccTTCCTCCTGCAAGCAACAAGGAGAAAGCAGGCAGAGGTTCCTGGTCATATCCAGGAGATTGCCCAGAGATGACCAGAGTAGACAATTTACTGGTGTCCTGCAGTAAGCCATCTGGAGACCCTGAATGGTATCACAGGATGTCTGGAGttcaaagaatttggaaaagaaCATGAAAGCTAGAGTATCAGATATGGTACCTAGCAGTAATCTTAAAAAATCAGCACCAAAGCCAACCGTGTTGATagacacctgtaattccagcactcaggaggctgaagtcaaAGGGAAAGGAGTtcaatgagaccttgtctcaaaaaaaaaaaaaaaaaacaccagctgggcaccagtggctcatgcctgtaatcctagctacttggaaggcagagatcaggaggatctaggttcaaagtcagcctaggcaaatagttcatcagtccctatctcaaaaataaccaacacaaaaaagagctgaaggagtggctcaagcagcagagtgcctgcccagcaagtgtgaagccctgagttcaaaaccccagtaccacaacaaaaaagaggGAGGGTAGCTTAACTACACCAACAGCAAGAATGTGGATATGAGTGACACAGTAAAAATTTGATCCTATTAAGGCAAAACTGGGGTACTACATATTCTCTAGGGCTACCCTGTTCAGTGATAGTAGCCACTGTCCACGTGTTTATcttaattgaaattaaaaaaaccctgCAAGTCACTTTCTCAGCTCAAATGCTCAATAGCCTCCTGTAGCTCTAAGTTATCATTCCAGACTGCACAGATAGAGAACACTGTCATCAGCACAAACAACTCCACTAACAGTGCTGCTGCAGACAGTGAACCCAAGGCACAGGTGAAGAGATGAGCAGAACTACAGACTGTGGTAGGGTGTCAGAGGATGAAGGGTGAGGTTTTCACTCTGCTGAGCCTTATCCAGCAAAAAGCCCACTGAATGTACCAAGAAGGTCAAAGCCTGAATCATGCCAGTACTGGTAGGAGTCCCTAGAAATGTTAGGAAGGAACATTGAGCTAACTTCCAACCTCCTAGGCCCTATGCAAGAAGACACTTTCAGAGAAGTTGTTGGAACAGTATTGGACCTACCATGGTCACTGTACCGTCTCTGCTTTTGGCTTGAAGAAACGCTTCTCTGTACTTTGTGGTGAGGAGACTGGCCAGTGCTATTGCTGAGGTCACTGCTTGGCCGCACTTTAGCAAGTGAAAGGTTGCTGCTAGAACTGGAGTCACTAGCGTCCAGCTATGGGAGAATGAGAAGAGTGGCAGGAGAACAAGAACAGCAGGCATATGGATCCCAGTGGTGTGTTAGGAACTCAACTTGTCAGGACACATACAACCTCTCATGAACATGATGTACAGAAGGACAACTCTAAACTCAGGCAAAAGTATTTTTCCAACTGCTAGGAAAACGCACAAAAGGTTATGTATTAATGATCTTGTTTCTAGGCTTTTTCAAATAACTAAAgatgctctgtttattttgataCTTTATatccttttcaaatttttaacaACTACATGTTAATTTATGAGTACTCAAGTTTTTGATAATATCAAGTTTTTGATAAAGGGTTATTATCTGGAAGTTAAAATACTAGCTCATAATGGCCAAAGGAGTCAGATTTGTTAATTGcaggtagatttttaaaaagagctggtggagtggctcatgtggtatcatgcctgcctagcaagtgtgaggcccaaagttcaaacactaataccaccaaaaaaaccgaAAAATATCAAGTacgtttgtatgtgtgtatatattataccTTTCTGATTCATCTTACCTCTGAAGATTTTCTTCCCAACAACAAATACGTAGCTGTGATTTCATCATATTTCATTTTACTaagagattcttgaatttcttcttgtGAGTATCCCATTCCCACCATAATatctaaaagaagaataaagtgagATTTATATGGATATGAAATAATTGTGCTACAgggtaaaataattttatttgaccTAAAAGATTATCCATTTACTAACATAAATGAACAGGTGACTATCTTTCTGAGCTACTGCATGTTGGTATAGGAAACTGCAGGTACTAAGCTCCCAAACactatgaaaaagaacaaatctgCAAATTCTGTGCTTAACTTCCCTTCATTCCCATTTGCAAGATACACACAGGAGTCAAAACAAATACATTACTTACACAAACATGCAGATACAGAGTAATTACCTATTCTTTTCTGGTCTGAGATGTCTAGTTCTGGTTCGACGAATGGCTTAAGCTCATCTTCCTCATGCCCTGCATTGATCCATCTGTCCTTCATGATTTGCTGAAAAGGGGAGCTGTTCATTagcagcataaaataaaatgcccCAATAATCACAATGTTTAGGAGAAATCATTTTAATCTCTGTCCTTGTATTTAAAAACTATGCAAGATTTGGAAACGAGACTGTACTAAACACTGGCCAAAGAATAATTGTCCAtcctataccttttttttttctctaactgttgtattgggtgggggtacattgtggcatttacaaaagttcttacaacgttATGAagtatatcgtacttgaattcacccctctaccattctccttcattcctcccctccccatcctATGCCTTTTGTCTGGTCACTCAGAAATATGTTATCAGCTATGACTGTTGTTTGTTGCCTCACATTATTTCTATCCATATATTTACCATAGCCTACATTCTCTTCCTCCTAGATTAGAGACCCCCTGTCACATATGGATATAtcgcatttctttttttttttttttttggtggggctggggtttgaattcagagcttcacacttgcaaagtaggcactcaaccacttggaccccatctccagtccattttggtcttgttattttagagatgggtctcatgaactactttcctggactggctttgaaccatgatccttctgatctcagcctccaagtagctgggattacagatgtgagccaccagttcctagCTGAAGATtttcttgtgggactggggtttgaactcatgcttgcaaagcaggcactctaccacttgaaccataccttcagTGGATAAGTCACAGGTCAAAGGCCTGGTTGGAACACTGATATTCTGTGCCATGTTTTTGACTGGTAGCATCCATTTGGTATACTTTGCTGTACCCATACTTCATTTGCTGCTAGAGAAAATATtgtgactgatttttttccttccacctATCTCAAGACAGAGTCCTATTTGTCCATATAACTACATACgaggttagagtgcctgcctagcaagcatgaggccctgagttcaaaccccagtgtcattaaaaaaaaaaaaaaacctcattattCAAGTAATTACATGATTCAGAGATCCAGAACCAAACTGCTGGCTATTTCAGAACATGTCTTACAAACTGATAAAGCACCTGTAATACAGATCCTCAAAACAtggcttctattttctttcttacagtgTCATCTTTAGTAGGATTTTTCACTGGGATGGGTGGGCATGCTTTCCTAAAGGTGGCACTCCTACCCAACAATGTAGGGCTGGGAAGAAACCCTGGCGTCTCCACATGCCATCTCCAGACCCAGGGTCGTGAGCATGCCACTCAGCATGTGACTAACGTACTTCCTTCTTCAGTAATACTTATTTTCAACATTTCATTGATTCTAGCTCAAAAGGTAACCTAAAAAAGTTGTTTTTGGTTTCACTTCCTGCTTCAAAAGCCCCAGGCAAGCCTTCTGTATGTCATGCAAACCAAGCAAAGTTCTGCAAATACTCTTCCTTCCCACTGGTGTGGGTACCTCCAGAGTGCCACGTTTAACAGGGTTCAGCACCAGGAAACGTTTGAGAAGGTTTTCACAGTCTGTGGACATGTAGAAAGGGATTCTGTATTTCCCTCGTAATACTCTCTCTCTCAGTTCCTTTGGGGATGtagacaagaaagaaaactagTAAGTCAACCCCCttcaggctttaaaaaaaaaaaaaaaaaaccatgagagCCCACTGAAACCCCCATACTgatcaaacattaaaaatattaatccaTGCAATAAAAATCCTCTTAGTTTTATGAACATCATAGCTGCAACTGCTTCATATACCTTCAGGTTTTGCCCGTCAAAGGGAAGTGACCCACTGACAAGGGTGTACAGAATGACGCCAAGACTCCACACATCGACTTCTGGCCCGTCATACTTCTTGCCCTGGAAGAGCTCTGGGGCTGCATATGGAGGACTACCACAAAATGTGTCTAGTTTACTGCCAACAGTAAATTCATTGCTAAAACCAAAATCTGCTATTTTAATGTTCATATCCGCATCTAACAATAGATTTTCAGCCTAGAGGGAAAACATCAAGACAAAAATGAAACTTAACTAAAATACATTCATAACTATGATAGGATTAGGCATTTCATAAAAGTTTTTGCTACAACATAAAGCTATTGTCTCCTGATTAATGAGAAAACTCTTTCTAGAGAAAAAAACAGGAGATAAACTAGGACTACTAGTTTTGCAACACTAACAATCACAGACATTAAACACAGATCAATTATAACACAAATTTAAATATCAGATACCCCAAGGTAAAGAAAAACTAAGCCTTTTCACCTAGTAAGGAGCTTCCCTAagtatttgaggaaaaaaaagaaaaagagtaaggggcttttaaaaaatataggtaTTTGCTTTAAGTGCAGAGAACATTTCATAAAAACTGTTAAATAGCTAT
Protein-coding regions in this window:
- the Mark3 gene encoding MAP/microtubule affinity-regulating kinase 3 isoform X10, whose amino-acid sequence is MKEKEARAKFRQIVSAVQYCHQKRIVHRDLKAENLLLDADMNIKIADFGFSNEFTVGSKLDTFCGSPPYAAPELFQGKKYDGPEVDVWSLGVILYTLVSGSLPFDGQNLKELRERVLRGKYRIPFYMSTDCENLLKRFLVLNPVKRGTLEQIMKDRWINAGHEEDELKPFVEPELDISDQKRIDIMVGMGYSQEEIQESLSKMKYDEITATYLLLGRKSSELDASDSSSSSNLSLAKVRPSSDLSNSTGQSPHHKVQRSVSSSQKQRRYSDHAGPAIPSVVVYPKRSQTSTADSDLKEDGIPSRKPSGSAVGGKGIAPASPMLGNASNPNKADIPERKKSPAVPSSNTASGGMTRRNTYVCSERTTADRHSVIQNGKENSLTEVFAYAASPASVCATSSTCRLRHQKSMSMSASGHPKMMLPPIDSEGDNFKAITIPDQRTPVASTHSISSATTPDRIRFPRGTASRSTFHGQPRERRTATYNGPPASPSLSHEATPLSQTRSRGSTNLFSKLTSKLTRRNMSFRFIKRLPTEYERNGRYEGSSRNVSSEQKDENKEAKPRSLRFTWSMKTTSSMDPSDMMREIRKVLDANNCDYEQRERFLLFCVHGDGHAENLVQWEMEVCKLPRLSLNGVRFKRISGTSIAFKNIASKIANELKL
- the Mark3 gene encoding MAP/microtubule affinity-regulating kinase 3 isoform X9 — protein: MEYASGGEVFDYLVAHGRMKEKEARAKFRQIVSAVQYCHQKRIVHRDLKAENLLLDADMNIKIADFGFSNEFTVGSKLDTFCGSPPYAAPELFQGKKYDGPEVDVWSLGVILYTLVSGSLPFDGQNLKELRERVLRGKYRIPFYMSTDCENLLKRFLVLNPVKRGTLEQIMKDRWINAGHEEDELKPFVEPELDISDQKRIDIMVGMGYSQEEIQESLSKMKYDEITATYLLLGRKSSELDASDSSSSSNLSLAKVRPSSDLSNSTGQSPHHKVQRSVSSSQKQRRYSDHAGPAIPSVVVYPKRSQTSTADSDLKEDGIPSRKPSGSAVGGKGIAPASPMLGNASNPNKADIPERKKSPAVPSSNTASGGMTRRNTYVCSERTTADRHSVIQNGKENSLTEVFAYAASPASVCATSSTCRLRHQKSMSMSASGHPKMMLPPIDSEGDNFKAITIPDQRTPVASTHSISSATTPDRIRFPRGTASRSTFHGQPRERRTATYNGPPASPSLSHEATPLSQTRSRGSTNLFSKLTSKLTRRNMSFRFIKRLPTEYERNGRYEGSSRNVSSEQKDENKEAKPRSLRFTWSMKTTSSMDPSDMMREIRKVLDANNCDYEQRERFLLFCVHGDGHAENLVQWEMEVCKLPRLSLNGVRFKRISGTSIAFKNIASKIANELKL